The Saliniramus fredricksonii genome segment GACGAGCGCATCCGTATCCGGCGCGGCCTCGCGCCGGGGACGTCCCTCCTCGAATGCGATGATCTCGGCCATGCCACCTCGTGCGAATCGCCCCCGCGCCTTGTCGCGCGGTGCAGAATCACCCGATCAGCCCGTCCCGGCAAGCAAAGCATCGCGCCGCGCGCGCGCATCCACAGGATCGAAATCCTCGACGGGGGCCTTGCGCAGCGTGAGCGCGGCATCCGCACGCCGCGCGGCCTCACCGGCGAGCGCCGGCGTCTCGCGCGCGACTTCCTGCATCTCGGTGAAATCCCCCGAACAATGCAGCGCGATATCGCAACCCGCCGCAAACAGCCCGCGCATGCGTTCGCGGAAATCGCCGGCGAGCGCGTGCATGCCGACATCATCGCTCATCAGCAGCCCGTCGAAGCCGATCTCGCCCCGGATTATCTCGCTGATGATCACCTGCGAGAGCGTGGCGCAGTTCTCCGGGTCGAGCGCGGTATAAACGACATGCGCCGTCATCGCCATCGGCAGATGCGAAAGCGCCTTGAAGGGTGCGAAATCGGTTGCCGCAAGCGTCTCCCGGTCGGTCTCGACGACCGGCAGAGCGCGGTGGCTGTCAACGCCGGCGCGGCCATGGCCGGGTATGTGCTTGATCACGGGCAGGACGCCACCCGCCATCAGCCCCCGCGCCGCCGCACCGCCGAGCGCACCGACGATCTGCGGTTCATGCCCGTAGGCGCGGTCGCCGATCACGTCATGGGCGCCGGGGACGGGAATGTCGAGGCAGGGCAGGCAATCGACGTCGATGCCGAGATCGCGCAATTCATGCGCGATCAGCCGTGCCCCGAGCGCCACGGCGGCAATCTGCTGCGCGGGATCCTTGATGGCCTCGCCATAGCTGGCAGCGGGCGGATGGTCGAGCCAGTGCGGCGGACGCAGCCGGCGCACGCGCCCGCCTTCCTGATCGATCAGGACCGGCGCATCATGGCCGGCAGCCTCGCGCATCGCAGCGCAGAGCGCGCGGACCTGATCGGGATCGATGATATTGCGCGCAAACAGGATAAAGCCGAAAGGGCGCGTCTCGCGGAAGAAGGCGACCTCGTCCGGCGTGAGTTCGGGGCCCGAACATCCGTAGATCACAGCGGACAGGGTCATGCAGAGTTTCCGTGGAGGGTCTCGGGGGAGGCGGCCCGGCTGGTCACCGGGCCGCCTGATCATCAGTTGCGGGCGACAAAGCAATCCCCGCCGGCATCCTTGATCCGGTCGCAGACGCTGTTGGCCGAAGAGAGGTCATAGGGGCCGACGCGCACGCGATAGATGGTGTTACCGTTGACCTCCGCCCGCCGCACGATCGGATCCGCACCACCGATAATGCCGGAATAACGGCTCTGATACTGGCTGAAGGCCGCCCGGGCGCGATCCTCGGAATTGCTGATGCCGAGCTGGACGACATAATCGCCCGTAGCCGCCGGCTGCGCCGGTGCGACGCTCGCCGTCTGCTGCGGCGATTGTGCGGGCGCGCTCTGCTCCTGCTCCTGCTCCTGCTCCTGCTCCTGCTCCTGCGCCTGCGGGGCTATCTGCATGGCGCCCGTCAGTGCCATCGGACCGCGCGGCGCCGGGGCGGGTTCGGGAGTTGTATCGGCGATATCGGGCTGTGCTGCTTGCCCCTGTGCTGCGGCGGGTGCCTCATCTTGCACGAGGAGCGGCGCGAGCGCATCGTCGGCGGCCTCGCGCTCCGGCTGCTGATCTGCCGCCGCCACGGCATCGTCTCCCGTCGAGACATCCTCTGCCGTATCCTCGGCAGGATCGGTCTCCCAGGGCATCCGCTCGGTCGCCGGGGCGGGGACGCTCGCATCGGCCATTGCCGAGAACGCGCTCGGTGTATCGAGCGCGGCCGTTTCACGCGGCGCGTCGTCGCCGTTGCGGATGATGGTGCCGTCGGGGCGCACCGTGACCGTGCGCACGCGGCGCGGCTCGCCGAGCTCGGCGACGGCGGCGGAGATTTCTGGCGGCGCCTCGAAGTCCGGTTGCGATTCCATCGTGCCTGCGAGCACTTCCGCGATCGGATCGGCAGAGCCGTCACGCCCCTGAATTGCGGCCGGCGGCGGCAGGACGACGCGCGGACTGGAGCGCGCGATCTCGCCGATATCGACGGGCTGTTCCTCGCGATCAACGACGCGGGTTTCATCCTCGGTGGAGCGCTCGAAAATCTGGCGGTCCTGATCCGGGATCTCGACACCGCCCGGATTGTCGGGCTCCACGCGCATCGGCTCGCTTTCGGCCGTGATCAGGGGTGGTGCGCCGTCACCAGTAGGGCCGGAACTGCGCACGAAATACAAAGCGCTCGCCACGCCGATCACCGCGACGCCGAGAACGACGCCGATCGTCATCATCGCCTTGCCACCGCCGCGCCGCTCACGGCGCAATCGCGGGGCATTGTCGAGATCGTCGAGGGCATCGCCGTAATCATCGTAATCGCCGTAGCCCTGATGACCGCCATCATATGTCTGCCCGGCCGGATGCGGGGTGGCATAGACCGGTGGCGCGCTCAGATCGGGGCGACGAGGATCGGCGTAGAGATCGTCTTCGCGCCATTCCGGCTGTTGCCAGTCTTGAGATGGTTGCCAGTCGCGAGGGTGCTGCGGCGCGTAGGCAGAGCCAGGCGCGGGAATCGGCGCGGACATTTGCGGCCAGCCGTCATCGCGGGCGTCATTGCGATACTCGTTCGGGCCCCGTGGCGACACCGGCCCGACGGCAGGCGCAGGCGGCTGTTCGCCGGCCCGGAGCTCCTGCTGCGCATCCTGGGGCAGCCAGTCGTCAAAACCCTGCTGGGCTTGATAACCCGGCGGGGCTTGATAACCCACCGGGGCTTGTGCTTGCACCGCTGGATGTGCAGGCGGGGGTTCCGGCTGGTCACGTGTTTCGTCGGCGCCATCGCCGAAGACGGCATCGTGATCCGGATCGTTGGGGCGTGGCTCGGTACCGGCCTGTTCGCCGCTGAGAATGCTGCGGAACGGGTCGTCCTGCCCGACGATCCGGGCAAGCTCCGCCAGCGGATCGGGTTTGCCCGATGGCGTGCCCCCTGGATCCTGGCCGCCACTGTCACCGGACCCCGCGCCGGCTCCGTTTCCGCTGCCGCCACCACGTTGTGGTGCGCTTTGTTGCAATTGCCGCTCGATCTCGTCGAGGTCGATCGCCAGACGTCTCTTCGCCGTATCGCTCATGTTCGGCCGGGCCCCTCGTCCCTCGCAGGCGGCGTGCCGCCTTCACCTTCGCCGGCGGTGCCGACGGTGCGCGGCGGGGAGAGGATATCGTCGGGCCGATGATCCACCCGCTCTCGCGGGAGCCCCGCTAGCGCATCTCGTCGGGCGCCGCGACGCCCAGAATACGAAGACCCGAGGCGATCACGCAACGGATTGCGTATGCCAGAGCGAGTCTTTCCAGGCTCGACTCTTCATCGCTTTGGTTAACAAAGCGTAAGTGTGTGGAATCTTTGCCCTTCGCCCAGAACTGATGCAACAAACTGGCGATTTCATGGACGAAGAACGCGATCCGGTGCGGCTCGTGCGCTTTTGCGGCGGCTTCGACGATGCGCGGATATTGCGCGATCCGCCGCAACAGCTCCAGCTCCGCCGGGTCGATCGCCGTCTGCGAGGCCGCCGCGCGGGTCGCGAGGTTCTCGGGGGACAGATCCGCCTGCGGAAACGCCTCCGCTGCCTGCCGCGCGACCGAGTGGCAGCGCGCATGGGCGTATTGCACGTAGAAGACCGGGTTGTCCTTCGATTGCTCGCGCACCTTCACCAGATCGAAATCGAGTGGCGCATCATTCTTGCGGTAGAGCATCATGAAGCGCACAGCGTCGGAGCCGACCTCGTCGACCACCTCACGCAGCGTGACGAACTCGCCGGAGCGCTTCGACATCTTCACCTGTTCGCCGTCGCGCAGCAGCCGCACCATCTGGCACAGCTTGACGTCGAGCGCGCCTTCGCCCCGGGTGATGGCCTTCACCGCCGCCTGCATGCGCTTGACATAGCCGCCGTGATCGGCGCCCCAGACATCGATCATCACCGGAAAACCGCGCTCGAACTTGGAGCGATGATACGCGATATCGGCGGCGAAATAGGTGTAGGAGCCATCGGATTTGAGCAGCGGGCGGTCGACATCATCACCGAATTCCGTGGCGCGGAAAAGCGTCTGTTCCCGGTCCTCCCAATCCTCGTCCGGCGCGCCCTTGGGGCGGGGGAGACGGCCTTCGTAGATCAGGTCGCGTGCGCGCAGATCGGCGATGGTGGCGGCCACCGCATCGGTGCCGCCCGCCATGAGCGAGCGCTCGGAGAAGAACACGTCGTGGCGAATGTCGAGCGCGGCGAGATCGTCGCGGATCATCGCCATCATCGCCTCGATCGCCGCATCGCGCACGACCGGCAGCCATTCGGCTTCCGTATGATCATGCAGCCCGGGCCCGTAGGTCTGCGCCAGCTGCTGGCCGACACCGACGAGATAATCGCCCGGATAGAGCCCTTCCGGGATCTCGCCGATCTCCTCGCCGAGCGCCTCGCGGTAGCGCAGGAAGGCGGAGCGGGCGAGCACGTCGACCTGCGCGCCGGCATCGTTGATGTAATATTCGCGCGAAACGTCATGCCCGGCGAAGGCGAGCAGCGCGCAAAGCGCGTCGCCGAAGACCGCGCCGCGCCCGTGGCCGACATGCATCGGGCCGGTGGGATTGGCGGAGACGTATTCGACATTGACCGGGCGCGTATCCTGGCCAGTGCCGCGCCCGTACTCCTCGCCAAGCAGGATCACCGCACGCAGCATGTCGCGATAGATCGCCGGATCGAGCCGCAGATTGATGAAGCCGGGCCCGGCCACCTCCGCCGCCACGATACGCGGATCGCTCGCCAGATCGGCAGCGATCTTTTCCGCCAGCGCGCGCGGATTGGTGCCCGCCGGCTTGGCCAGCACCATCGCCGCATTGGTGGCGAGATCGCCATGGGCGGGATCGCGCGGCGGCTCGACGACGGCGCGGGAAATATCCAGATCCCCCGGCAGATCCCCCGCCTGCTGCAGATTCCGCAGCGCCTGCGCCACGCGCTCCTCGAAAGTCGCAAACAGATTCATCTCACGCCCGTCTCGATTTTGTCGACGCCCGCCTGGCGCGACGCCGGATGCGCGCAGCCACCCCGCGCGCCGATTGATACCGCGCGGTCTTGTCACGAGATGCCGGTTTCTTCAAGCGCCGGGGGCGGATGCAGGGCTTAAATCGCGTGCGGGGAGCGGCGTGTCGGGTGGCGTGAGCCCGGTTTCGACAATCGGCAACGCCGTTCATCTGCATCGCCGCCGCTCCCCACCCCCCATTCCTTCCCCGCCAGGAGGGGCATCCGGTCATGCCGAGCGCTCAATCCAGCGCGATCTCCCCTCTCCCGGGAGAGGGGTTTCCATGAAGCAAAATCCGCTCTTTAGGTGCGCATCGCCGCGTCCGCCCTGCCTGAGCCGCGTAGCACCTCATCGAACAAAGCCGCCGGCTCCATGTCCATGGCACGCGCGAGGGCGATGAATTCGGCGAGGTCGAGGCGACGCTCGCAGCCCTCCACCTTGGCCAGCCATGATTGCGGCTTTCCCAACCTGTCGGCGATGCGCCGGCCCTTCTCCCGCCGGCACCATTCCGGCCCGGGGTGAGCCCGCCAGAACAACGAGGCTGAGCGGGTTACAGCGCCTCGGAATTCTGGTCGTCGAGGCTGGGCTTTTG includes the following:
- the argS gene encoding arginine--tRNA ligase; translated protein: MNLFATFEERVAQALRNLQQAGDLPGDLDISRAVVEPPRDPAHGDLATNAAMVLAKPAGTNPRALAEKIAADLASDPRIVAAEVAGPGFINLRLDPAIYRDMLRAVILLGEEYGRGTGQDTRPVNVEYVSANPTGPMHVGHGRGAVFGDALCALLAFAGHDVSREYYINDAGAQVDVLARSAFLRYREALGEEIGEIPEGLYPGDYLVGVGQQLAQTYGPGLHDHTEAEWLPVVRDAAIEAMMAMIRDDLAALDIRHDVFFSERSLMAGGTDAVAATIADLRARDLIYEGRLPRPKGAPDEDWEDREQTLFRATEFGDDVDRPLLKSDGSYTYFAADIAYHRSKFERGFPVMIDVWGADHGGYVKRMQAAVKAITRGEGALDVKLCQMVRLLRDGEQVKMSKRSGEFVTLREVVDEVGSDAVRFMMLYRKNDAPLDFDLVKVREQSKDNPVFYVQYAHARCHSVARQAAEAFPQADLSPENLATRAAASQTAIDPAELELLRRIAQYPRIVEAAAKAHEPHRIAFFVHEIASLLHQFWAKGKDSTHLRFVNQSDEESSLERLALAYAIRCVIASGLRILGVAAPDEMR
- a CDS encoding XRE family transcriptional regulator produces the protein MFWRAHPGPEWCRREKGRRIADRLGKPQSWLAKVEGCERRLDLAEFIALARAMDMEPAALFDEVLRGSGRADAAMRT
- the nagZ gene encoding beta-N-acetylhexosaminidase, which gives rise to MTLSAVIYGCSGPELTPDEVAFFRETRPFGFILFARNIIDPDQVRALCAAMREAAGHDAPVLIDQEGGRVRRLRPPHWLDHPPAASYGEAIKDPAQQIAAVALGARLIAHELRDLGIDVDCLPCLDIPVPGAHDVIGDRAYGHEPQIVGALGGAAARGLMAGGVLPVIKHIPGHGRAGVDSHRALPVVETDRETLAATDFAPFKALSHLPMAMTAHVVYTALDPENCATLSQVIISEIIRGEIGFDGLLMSDDVGMHALAGDFRERMRGLFAAGCDIALHCSGDFTEMQEVARETPALAGEAARRADAALTLRKAPVEDFDPVDARARRDALLAGTG
- a CDS encoding SPOR domain-containing protein, with product MSDTAKRRLAIDLDEIERQLQQSAPQRGGGSGNGAGAGSGDSGGQDPGGTPSGKPDPLAELARIVGQDDPFRSILSGEQAGTEPRPNDPDHDAVFGDGADETRDQPEPPPAHPAVQAQAPVGYQAPPGYQAQQGFDDWLPQDAQQELRAGEQPPAPAVGPVSPRGPNEYRNDARDDGWPQMSAPIPAPGSAYAPQHPRDWQPSQDWQQPEWREDDLYADPRRPDLSAPPVYATPHPAGQTYDGGHQGYGDYDDYGDALDDLDNAPRLRRERRGGGKAMMTIGVVLGVAVIGVASALYFVRSSGPTGDGAPPLITAESEPMRVEPDNPGGVEIPDQDRQIFERSTEDETRVVDREEQPVDIGEIARSSPRVVLPPPAAIQGRDGSADPIAEVLAGTMESQPDFEAPPEISAAVAELGEPRRVRTVTVRPDGTIIRNGDDAPRETAALDTPSAFSAMADASVPAPATERMPWETDPAEDTAEDVSTGDDAVAAADQQPEREAADDALAPLLVQDEAPAAAQGQAAQPDIADTTPEPAPAPRGPMALTGAMQIAPQAQEQEQEQEQEQEQSAPAQSPQQTASVAPAQPAATGDYVVQLGISNSEDRARAAFSQYQSRYSGIIGGADPIVRRAEVNGNTIYRVRVGPYDLSSANSVCDRIKDAGGDCFVARN